In Mugil cephalus isolate CIBA_MC_2020 chromosome 7, CIBA_Mcephalus_1.1, whole genome shotgun sequence, the sequence GAACAATGACTAAATTATGCTGCcagcatgataaaaaaaaatgtggctaTTATGGATCATTTGTATTCATTGCATCCATTGTACAGCCATGGATGATAAGAATTTTTTGACATAAACCTACTCCCAACCCCCACTGAAGATTGTCTGAGTTTTGTggctttcattttcacaaacaagtgaaggagaaaaaaaatcatccacaTAGTGGATGTCTGCTCTGCATAATGATTACAGATTGTGATGAAACACACACTTATGGTCAAATCTCAAAGAGAAGTGTCgttgacatttgtgtttttgactgaAACGCCTGAAAACTAAATGTATTTCCGTTAATTGTGATGCAGAGATAAAGCTGAACAAATGTGCTACACAAACCATGTGAGTAATTCATTTTATATCATATGGATAGTTTTGCCTTTCTAcggaaatacatttttatacaatAATTCTAGACGTCTACATGTCAGCTGGACACATTGTgctgattaaaaacaagaaaatattagTGATATGATTAAAGggtaaaatatttctaaatgagAGGatttgcacttatttatttatatatgtatatatatatataatttcagaATAAACAAGCTATGTGAAGATGTATGTTAATTGTGATGTGTCTGAACGCACTGCTTCCTCTGTCACTGCAGGCGTTCAGATCAATCAAGATAAATTGTAATAGCAAGATCGTAATTTTAACTCGTCCAGCTCTGGTTAatgactggatggatggatggatagatagatgctttattgatcccaaactgggaaatttcacaatACTTGCAgcactgaaacattttctccTGCCAATACTGTACTTGTGCGTTTTGTTGTAACAAAGGTTAACATGCTAACAAGCTGAACTCGTATAGTAAAACATACCTCCTTATAACTGCAAAGCTTCTTAATCATCCAGCTCACTCTGTATCtggaaacaaatgtaaaaacaaaggcTTGTTTGAGATCTATTAAATCCACCTGCTTTATGTTTACCTCTTGCTTTTAGATATACCTAACACCTGAATGCTAACATTGCCATTGTTAGCATTTGTGCAAAAGTATACAGAACCACTAGCTTGACTCTAGGTTTTTGCCATTAACCTCGCATAAACTCAGACTGAGCCCAAAGTTAAACTTCTGTGTAACCTTTCTTTTAACCTTAAACCATTTTCAAACCAAATGAGTCACAGGGGGAAGGTAAAGGCACAGAGTAATGCAAAATGTGCTCAATTTCCACTCACATTTAATTATAACATTCTTGTACATTAGTCTGGTTCCCTAACTGGCTATGAGAGTGTTCAtctattttttaatacattGCCCTTGAAAGCTACAGCCTATGAGCGAGGTGATGGTGACACAACAACAGATGGCATTTCTAATTCAGTCACTTCATTAGCGCCAGATCATCATTTTCACAGGTTAAGGAGGGCCGGTGGCTGGGTTGCAGGTATAATTGGTTCTATCATCGCTGGCTAGCAGCCAGTGAGTACAATGATCACTCATGCAGCTGCTCCGATATGGACAATGTTCATTGTGTGATGAACTGAATCAATCACCAGCCCGTGGAACTGCTGGAGAAATTATGAGTATAATAGGGGTCAGGATCTTTACATTACATCTGTGATTAGCAGTAGCTGAACGAGGATGCACCACTCACAGACCTATACTGTAAGTCAAAAACTGGCAAAGTGCTAATATAGAGAAGTTAATGAGTTACATCTTCAGCATAAAATGAGAAATTTTACATAATTAAATTCTGTATGAATTATTCATAATCCCCAGCTTTTAGCATTTACTCTGCATGGTCAGTGTTAACACATTTACTCACCCTagtttgtgtgtggttgcatGCGTTTATATGTGTACACTTTCAGTTGCATCTTGTATATGTGACaaatgctatataaataaagtttgatttgatttgatttgatttgattttaatgacATTTCCATGCACAAATGCAGCTGTGGTTAGTATTATCTTTTATCCCAGTCTCATGGAAAAAAGTCAGTTTAGATTCAGGGATGCCTTTACCAGTGGTCACTGATGACTAGTTTTGTTTCCTGACCACTTGTGAGTTTcttgctgctttaaaatatattgaTGGCTGAAAATACCATTAATAGAGTTCCTCAGCTTTAAACCGAGTTCTCTTctttcaattaaaattaaaatatcaccTTTGAAACTCAACTTCTAATAGAAACACTGTCCTCAGCATATTCTTTTTTTGAGCATTTTCCGAGGAAAATCACGTGTTGTGAAAGAACCAGAGCATGTACCAAATAGACTTCAAGGGGAGATTATTTAACTAAATCCCATGTACACATACAAGCACATaagtgaaaacataaaaatgttgcatGCTCTTAAGATGCAGCTGTGCCGATGCAGTTGGAAGTAAAGTAGACAAACCTACAACGCCTATCGCTGATTCTGCAGTGGGCGGAGCTAAGACGCTGTCCCGGATGTTACCATTAACAGCGtcatgtaaacaggaagtgaaatcCTGGAAGCGGCGAGTTTAATTCTGTTGGACTGAACGACGACAAATATTGAAACAAACCGAACACATGACGAGTTGGCGGTCAGAAAATAAAGTCTTCACGACTTGTTGCCTACTGAAGTAAGATAAGCTGTTCTTTGCGGGCGTTAAGTTTGCCTCCTTTGTGCTCCATCGATGTCGGCTGAACTTTCTGCTCGGCTGCTAGGTAACTTAGCTGAAGATTTATCTTAAGCTTTATGCACATTAACCTTTTAGTAGCCGCAGTTTGTTGTTAAGTAATGTTTTGTTCGCAGACTTCACGTTTGATGGTTGCGCACAGTCGCTATGGGAGACAAAGAGCTGTGTCTTATTGATAAGAAAATAACAAGGTAACGTCATCTAACCCTTTATAATGCAAAATCAAGCTCAGTTGTATaaaaagttcagtttattatttGTGGTGCGAACTGCGAATAGGTTTAAGGTATGATAGTATTGACACACCAACTGCATAACATTTTGCACTGTAATGTATGTGTGGACGAAAAATATTCATCCTATTCAAAGACCAGAACCAATTTCAATCTAATCAGAGTGTGTATTTATGAACGTGAAAGTTATGAAAGTTATTTGCCAGTGATTCTCTCAATCAGCGAATCGTTTAGTACATATTTTTCTAATTACACTTGAGTTACTGCTACTTAATACGGTAGTATGTTAACGTTGTGTTGCTCAAATACTCTCACTTCTATAGGGTCTTTAAAAAACcctataaatacaaaaaactgagatagagaattgttttttaaatttaacgaTCTCATAGTCCCTCATAGTTGCAATCCCGAAAGGTTGTAAACACAAATCTTTAATTTTTCAGTCAATCAGCAGCAATTTTGTAAATGTTGTCTTGTTTCTCGTTATAGGACAGAAAAGGCtgcttttggtgtttttttgattATCATaccaaataattaaaaatcactAATACACAAAGCTACACAGTAATAAAGTAATCATTCATTGGTACAAATCGCCCTATAAGCAGATGCTTGTGTGCACTGAGTTTTACCTTCTCCTGTGAATCTGACTTTGGTTCCTTCTGTCTAGTTTGCTAGATATTCCACAGAGTCCCACTGTAACATCACTTAATCTGCACTGCAATCACATCCAAAGCATCGAGGGACTCACCTCAGCTTGGCACCTGCGGCACTTAGACCTTTCTTCCAATTGCATTTCTAAGATTGAGGGTCTAAGTTCCCTCACTTCCCTGAGGACTCTAAATTTATCCTGCAACTTAATCACCAAGGTTGAAGGTGAGTCCTTGGTAACCATTTATTGCAATAATAAATTCTGCAGCCTTGTGCAAGTTCTCCAAGTAATAATTAAATGATCTTGTGTTTACTCTGACGTTGCTGTCACTGCTCCACAAGCTGGTACATCATTCAGTTGTTAATGTCCTCTCCCTTTAACACAGGACTGAATGGCCTTGTGAACCTAACAAGATTGAACTTGTCCTACAATCGGATAAATAATCTCACTGGTGAGTTGACTGCCGTCTTTTTTCCTGCACCCAAATGTGAAAGCTGACATCAGAAGATAATTCAATGCTTTTGATTCCTCATCTCCTCATTAGGCTTGTTGTATCTCCATGGCACGGAGTACAAGCTAAAGCACCTcagtctccatggcaacaaccTGGACAACATCGATCATCTCTTGCAGTGCCTTCTGGGATTACAAGCTTTAAGAGAAGTCACTTTGAGCCAGGATGGCAGAGACAACCCTGTCTGTAGGTCACCAGGTAGGACAAGAAACATTACCACTTGTGTATACTgtgcaatattattatatatggaTAATTATACACTAACTTGCCGGTTCATTTGGTGCACTTATGATCATCAGcactgcattttaatataacagtccagcacaaaatcatagcttcatgaaggttatggtctccagcatttgtttgaaataactcagggagatgttgattcaactatgttttcattttggaggctgagGTTAGTAATACTATTGTTGTACTGGCgcatgttatattattattatagtttctattattttgacaaccccattttaatcagtttgctgggctaaataacagaaactctATTTCTCtctatttaatttaacagcaccacaaactacatcctataaaatgatcatacagttgaattactgCCTTTCTCACACTGTTTCAGCATAAACTAAACATTAGCAGTCATGAAAggagatttagtgcagaactATTATATTACAATGCATTAGTTTTTGATAGGGAAGTTCAGTTTACTATAATGTATGAAGGATTGACACAGAGCAGCTGAACACATTTGTCGTTTTATACAGAATAATGTTCTGTTAAATGACTTTAATCAACTAAGTTTGCAAGTCAGTGAGAGTGAACATCACTCTACTGAAGTACTCttatttgacattattttattttctgcattagTCAACGATGAACATCACTGTCATGTACAGAAAATGTTCAACATGATAATGAtggttataaaatatataaggTTTATATAGATAGAAAGGATTTTATCCATACTGTATAAATAACCATTGATAGTACTCGCTATATagatttatactgtatatagattTCTTTGTGATGTCTGTAATAAAACCTTAGTATGTAGAGCCACTGTAGTCCATTAATCTCTCTTTATATCTTTGGTTACATATTTTCTGTTAGTTGGCTTGACAGAAGTtatattaatgaaaaaaaactgttcagtAATGCTGTGCAGCCATTATTCATACCTTTCCTGTCATGTCGcattcacagcagcagctcttgaaagtgtctcttttcatctctttaaTATAAGAAAGCATACTCAATGCACTGTTACAAGCTTTTCTGTcggtacacatacacacacttacataaGCTGTGTTTGGTTCCCATTAAGTAAGGTTCATCAGTAGTGCATATGAGGATAACATACAGAGGTTactcttcttcatttcattatttgatCATATGCGACAAAACTGCTACACCGTCTGATGTTTTATGAAGGCCATTGATGTGCTGCTGAATAATGGTCAAGGCTTTGTAATGCATCTGTGTTCCTGGATTATTGCAGGTTTTAGGGAGATTGTTATGCAGTCGCTTCCTCAGATCTCTGTTCTGGATGGCTTAGACCGGCTGGGAGATCCATCACCTCCAGGTCTAGGCAGTCCGTGTGATATCCCCGGTCTTGAGGACTATGTGGACCTCCTGCTCTCCTCAGATACAAGCCACAATGAAGCGGTAACTTTTGATGCCATGATACCATTGATTATAATTCAATTATATTATAAAATCaggtttccattttttttttattatatcaaCATTTACTTAATCAGAGTctcttaaaattaattaatcagcATTTAAATGTAGTACAAATAGGACGAGACCAGTGACAGAAAAAGCGTTGATTTTTAAAACAGTTAGatcatttctgtcatttcaaaGTCATGaagtttgtctttaaaatattCCAATCATGAATGTTAACCTAAAAAACACTTGAACTTAAGTCAAGTATGCAGAAGAATCTGAGTATCACAGATCAGCAGGATTTTATATGTAATTTAGTGGATTTATACTAGGACAGTGAAAGCTCAAGACTCTGATCTTTATACCAAAAAGTTTCTTCCATATAAGGActtccatctgtttttctcttgaGCAAGACCGGCTGCAGTTTGACACTCTACAACATGTATAAAGTGTCACTTTTCCTCATTACCCTGAAATACCCTCAGAAGTGCCCTGAAATGTCATATGCCTAAAATATTGATGAAACTTGCCATTATAGGTTAAAAGTGATGTCCCTCTCACAACACCCCGCATTGACCAGCTGCTGACCCAGTTTCGCCAGCGTGTTGCCTCTGAAGCGCTCCCAGATCCAGTCACACATTCAGATCCTCGGTGCTTCCATCCGATCCGTTCTGCCGTGGCTGACACAGCAGCCCCCGCTAATGAACAGCGCATCAGGAAACTAGAGCACCAGGTGTCTCGACTCATTCAGCAGGTGCACATTTAATACTAGCACTGATTTAATAAGTGTGCATTGGTTGGTGTAAGTATTGTGTTGGTTATCCTCTATCTTTAAAACTAAACAGCACCTCACTAACttgttgtgtttggactgtaTCCCAGCTTGTGTACACAATACAATCCGGGAGACGTCAGGTTGCTCACAAATCAACTCCGAAAAAGCTATTCAGAGTCCTAAAAAGAACTGTCTTCAGccaaaagaacaacaaagatTCCTCCAACAGATGGTACAGCTCATACAGAGCCCTGGTGACAACATCAGGGAATCAGTCAAGGATTGCATGAGGAGAAATAAGACACTGTGACAAATCCACAGGAGGAACTGTTTGCCTGTGTGCTTGGAATAACCTACCTGCCTTAACAAAACTGCGTGCATGTGTACCAAAAGAGAATTTGGTGTCATAACCAATCGTCTGAAACAGATTAATTGCATTATGGTTCTCTTACTTTGTATGAAATTATTTGCTTAAATTTACTgactacatttttatttgcccCAGGCCCCCACAGCCAGTACGTCCTCTAACCATTCGGTGGCGATTGTACGCAAAGCCAAGAGGGACACAGACCGCACGTCAGAAAGCGAGTGTGACAGCGGGAAGGAAAACAAGAGGCGCACAAGGATTCCCAAACATCGTAACAGCTTAACATCTACAGCGAGCACCAAGGAGCCCAGGGCTAGGAGGTCAGACAGGTGATTCATCAGATTGAAGAAATTTCAGCTGCCATGTTTACACGTGTACTGCCTGGTTTTGTTATAACAAAGCTGATAACACGAAGGAGTGGTGATAAACACAATTACACACGTGTCAGAATTTCCTGACACAGAATTGATTGTGATGTAATTATTGACAGTGTGCATCTACAATTATGAATCACAAATATGCCGCAgtgagtgtctcagtgtgttcaACACGCATCGACTTAATATCAGGTATCTTAATGACGGAGGAAATCGGGGGGCTGAACTGAGGTGATAAATTTTCCTCTCCGAGCAGTGTTGTAAACTTTCCTCCTCCCTGTTAGAAATTACAACTGTCACCTCACTCCCATGATTAACGGCCATGCCACTGTGTACTACCCCCTCATCTTACTTCATCAGCCACTGATGACACGTGCTTAAGATTCGGCAATTTAATTTAAGCAATCTCACAACTGTCCTCATCAGAAACCAAGGTGATTTTATCTCCGAATTCAATGCAAAGTCGTTCAAACTTTGCTTACCTACGAAGGCGAGCAAGTCTTTTGCTTTGACCTTTATTTAGCCAGACTTAAGCTGGAGGGCTGTCGAGAATCAATTTCACTGCCGGTTCAATACCTGCgatttgttttatgtgcagcGATCAGGAGAATCATAAACAGAAGACTTCAAAGTCTGCTGCGGGCACCAGGAGGAAGGCTTGCGGCACAGGAGGTACAGAGGCAGCAAGGCCAACAAGGAAGGGACCTTTGAAAACAGCGGCAGCCTCAGGCGATGTGAAAACCAAGTccgctgaggaggaggaaacctACAGGGTACGCCATGGATAGGTCACCTACACGCTGAATGGActcttctatttttattgtgtgAATGTAATAAGTAAAAGGTTATGTGCCTTACAAGAAGAGGGCAAAATGGTAGATTTGCCTCAGTatcaacagtaaataaaaatggagaaatgGTATAAAAGATATCAACAATGGATtgataacaacaaaacaaagataacaacaatggattttttttttctttcctatttGTGATAACAGTTTATCTTTGGTGGAATAAATCGTATATTtgtattccactaataataaGTGCTACAGCCAAACATGCAACAATTTACATCTCATTATCTTgtcatattcatttttttttactttatattaCTGTGAGTATGCTCTATGCTACTGAATAGTGTGCTCTGTTcctttttgttatattttcccTTCTTTCCTCAAAATCCCAAagcctacatttcccacaacGCAATGCAATTACACTTGACTCAAAGTCAAGTTGTTCCATGTTTCATCTTGAAGCCAAAGCTATACtacatgttttctctttttctgtacATGTGCTGCTCAGACAATTGTGGAGGAGCGTGACCAGGAAAGAGAGAGACGCTGGAAGGCAGAACAAGCTGTGAGGAAGTTAACAGAGGAGCTGAAGTGCATGCAGACCAAGGTCGGCGAGGAAAAAGATCTCCAGAGCATGGCCCTGCACACCACAGACCGGTGAGAAGGAGCCTCATTCACGTGGACGCCTCCTTCCACGTGAATTCTCGCAGCAGCTCTAAAGCCGATATCgtgctgaaaaaaaagttgagcttGCCTCTGTGGATTTGAGTTGTCAATGGCATAATGGATGCTGATCCATTTCCCCCTTCTTCATCTTTTGTGCTGGCTCTCTCGAGCCCAGGGCCTGTCGCCTGTCTCATTCTTGAACAATGAGTGTCCATTCCACCATTAGAATTCCTTTAATGAAATCAAGCGCACATTTTGGCTCCATTACCCCAAACCTCTATAAGTACGGCTGCAGTTGAATGTGATAATAAACCTATTTAGTGTAAAGATAATAAGCCTACGCATTCTCCCTGATTATATACCTCATATTTAAATTCCAGAGGCTGTAATTATCTATACTTAAAAATTCCTATCTCTATTGTTGCACACGTGAGGCCATATTGCTTCTGTGGTGTGCAGATATAGCAAAGAAGCAGGTGTGACTGTCCTGTGCTTTGTTTTCATCATGTCCTGCTGAGATAAATCTGCGTTATGGTTGTAATTAGAGGCCTGGTGATGTGCGTATGTCAGCAGTATAACGCAAATCAATCTTAGCTGTCATTTTCTAATGACACTGAACGCAGCTGTGTCTGTTGACTTCTGCtctcatcaggagacagatGACGGAGAAGTGGCTCATCGAGGTAGATTGAAAAAGGGCAGTTGTGACATAGTTCTACATTCTTGGTGTTTCTTTGCTGTGCACTGTGCTGATTCATTCCCTTTCCACCGTCTCTCCCCTGAAATAAGATTCTGACTGTGGTATAATGTTTCACTTGTTATCACATATTTAACGCTGGGAGATAAAAGACAGAGGACAGTGAAGGGCATCTCAAAAATTGGTAGCGGTTTCCCGATACGTATATACAGCAAAAAGTTTCATTTGTGGTTTTTATCTTATCAAATTTTCCTGTCCATCCAGGCTGAAAGACTTGTTGCTGAAAGAGCGATCGGGCCGCTCTGAGTTGCAGGCTCGTGTCGAGGAGCTGGAAGGGAGGTGTCGGTCTCTAACTCAGCAGCTGGAGCAGGCCCGCAGCagtgaagaacaacacaaggctGCACTGCGCAGACTGGAGGAAAGCATCTCCCACGGAGAAGCACTCAGAGCTTGCCAGCAGGCTGAAGAGGTACAGATGGTAGTTTCCCTCAGAGCGCATCACACTGATGAAGATGTAGTCAGGTGATGTTAATCAGCTCTCAACTAAGGCGAGTTTATTCCGAGTGTTTCTGCTTCTCCTACAAgctgtttgttcattattaGTACCACTGTTTCATTAATGTAGCCCATAGAGTGGTTATGTACAGAGAGGCCGAGGGATtctgcagagacacagtcagGCAAACATACAAAGCATGTGTTGGCCTTCCCTCAGATGAAGCGGCACCAGGAGCTGGAGAACAAGGCAGCAGCTCTGAGGAGGGAGTTGGATATCCAGAGATCCTCGGTACGacagcacaaagacaaaatacagCAGCTGCATGAACTGCTGGCATCCAGGGAACAAGAGCACAGGTACAAATGAAGGGATTTACTGTGAAACACTAGTTTTGCAAGGAAgttgttcctgttttaaaaGTCCCTGGCAACCTCTTCTTTTAAATCATGTGCTTATTTTGGTGCTACAACGGTGCAACGGTGGTATTTATCAGCATTTGAATCAGAAATGTGATGATAGTTCTGGCGTCCATACATTGATCGTTGCTATTTTAGGTGCACTTGGTTGGAGAAATTAGGGGTTTTTAATTGTAGCATTATTCTTCTACACATTTATGATATTAATTTAACACGTTTGAGCATTGAGCTCACTTCTCACAGCATTCAGCGAACTTGGAATATACACTCTGTATTTTATGTTActgttcatgtttcatgttaaaacacattaaaacatgcaGGCTGTCTCATTTCTGTAAAGACAAATGGGTCAGTGTCTTCTCTATAttagttttttcttctccccaaAGAAAACAGCTGGAGCTGCGCTTACAACCTGGCGGCGCAGATTTTCGCGAGGCAGTGGCGAAGGAGGTGGCTTCGTTGGAAGAGAGACACAGGCACCGGGAGACGGACCTGCAGGAGAAACTGGCAGCGGGCCGGAAACAGTACGTCGCTCTGGAGGACGAGTTCCGCATGGCGCTAACCATCGAGGCTGCTCGCTTCTCTGAGGTCTGCTAAAAAGATGGACACCTGCCATCCAGATGGCCTGTAATCACTGTAATGTTGTTCTGGATTTTACACTACATTGTTTAATTTGATGGGTGATTACTTTGTACAGTAAAAAGTGAAATGGCTGAACTTGAATTGACTCCATTATGGTCACAGATAAGTTGGATTTATTTCAGCCTCACGCTGAGATTGAATTAGGATCAT encodes:
- the lrrcc1 gene encoding leucine-rich repeat and coiled-coil domain-containing protein 1 isoform X1, with translation MGDKELCLIDKKITSLLDIPQSPTVTSLNLHCNHIQSIEGLTSAWHLRHLDLSSNCISKIEGLSSLTSLRTLNLSCNLITKVEGLNGLVNLTRLNLSYNRINNLTGLLYLHGTEYKLKHLSLHGNNLDNIDHLLQCLLGLQALREVTLSQDGRDNPVCRSPGFREIVMQSLPQISVLDGLDRLGDPSPPGLGSPCDIPGLEDYVDLLLSSDTSHNEAVKSDVPLTTPRIDQLLTQFRQRVASEALPDPVTHSDPRCFHPIRSAVADTAAPANEQRIRKLEHQVSRLIQQAPTASTSSNHSVAIVRKAKRDTDRTSESECDSGKENKRRTRIPKHRNSLTSTASTKEPRARRSDSDQENHKQKTSKSAAGTRRKACGTGGTEAARPTRKGPLKTAAASGDVKTKSAEEEETYRTIVEERDQERERRWKAEQAVRKLTEELKCMQTKVGEEKDLQSMALHTTDRLKDLLLKERSGRSELQARVEELEGRCRSLTQQLEQARSSEEQHKAALRRLEESISHGEALRACQQAEEMKRHQELENKAAALRRELDIQRSSVRQHKDKIQQLHELLASREQEHRKQLELRLQPGGADFREAVAKEVASLEERHRHRETDLQEKLAAGRKQYVALEDEFRMALTIEAARFSEVKQACDEITAEVMELKATLAQCQQREKKSGSLVQELTTMVKEQKGRISELIKAKKEAVSDLKSRLHSLEAEVGQDRRLGLQLELLKKDKARLLSQLTAQESVIDGLRAERRIWGQELAQQGASLAQDRGRLEARIEVVSTELETQKKQNERDNDALRIKTKIMDDQTETIRKLKESLQDRDDQIRKLREDAVQVQKRFQQQHEEETNQLTEMKERLEHLNLRKEDLKQQLEDKEAELEEVRRVYNESSKKWQEKADLLTRLESQVKRMKENFDSKERLLLEERDKAAEAHKAALEKLHCVDDAFRRQLESVQVAHQAELLQLANEKQKKIEQANQKVFEVETEMRQLLEETETNKRIMEDKMKRLTSVLKDF
- the lrrcc1 gene encoding leucine-rich repeat and coiled-coil domain-containing protein 1 isoform X2 — encoded protein: MGDKELCLIDKKITSLLDIPQSPTVTSLNLHCNHIQSIEGLTSAWHLRHLDLSSNCISKIEGLSSLTSLRTLNLSCNLITKVEGLNGLVNLTRLNLSYNRINNLTGLLYLHGTEYKLKHLSLHGNNLDNIDHLLQCLLGLQALREVTLSQDGRDNPVCRSPGFREIVMQSLPQISVLDGLDRLGDPSPPGLGSPCDIPGLEDYVDLLLSSDTSHNEAVKSDVPLTTPRIDQLLTQFRQRVASEALPDPVTHSDPRCFHPIRSAVADTAAPANEQRIRKLEHQVSRLIQQAPTASTSSNHSVAIVRKAKRDTDRTSESECDSGKENKRRTRIPKHRNSLTSTASTKEPRARSDQENHKQKTSKSAAGTRRKACGTGGTEAARPTRKGPLKTAAASGDVKTKSAEEEETYRTIVEERDQERERRWKAEQAVRKLTEELKCMQTKVGEEKDLQSMALHTTDRLKDLLLKERSGRSELQARVEELEGRCRSLTQQLEQARSSEEQHKAALRRLEESISHGEALRACQQAEEMKRHQELENKAAALRRELDIQRSSVRQHKDKIQQLHELLASREQEHRKQLELRLQPGGADFREAVAKEVASLEERHRHRETDLQEKLAAGRKQYVALEDEFRMALTIEAARFSEVKQACDEITAEVMELKATLAQCQQREKKSGSLVQELTTMVKEQKGRISELIKAKKEAVSDLKSRLHSLEAEVGQDRRLGLQLELLKKDKARLLSQLTAQESVIDGLRAERRIWGQELAQQGASLAQDRGRLEARIEVVSTELETQKKQNERDNDALRIKTKIMDDQTETIRKLKESLQDRDDQIRKLREDAVQVQKRFQQQHEEETNQLTEMKERLEHLNLRKEDLKQQLEDKEAELEEVRRVYNESSKKWQEKADLLTRLESQVKRMKENFDSKERLLLEERDKAAEAHKAALEKLHCVDDAFRRQLESVQVAHQAELLQLANEKQKKIEQANQKVFEVETEMRQLLEETETNKRIMEDKMKRLTSVLKDF